One genomic region from Nostoc sphaeroides encodes:
- a CDS encoding type II toxin-antitoxin system RelE/ParE family toxin, whose translation MKYRIEISSVAEFEADSAFLWLSQVTSPSKASQWYAKLLQAIDSLSQMPKRCPLAPENEYFSQEIRQLLYGEGRNSYRILFTILEGQEVSTVRILHIRHAAQQILCEDPDEPNAT comes from the coding sequence ATGAAATATCGCATCGAAATTTCCAGTGTGGCGGAGTTTGAAGCAGACAGTGCCTTCCTATGGTTGTCCCAAGTCACATCCCCTTCAAAGGCAAGTCAATGGTATGCAAAATTGCTGCAAGCGATTGATTCTTTGTCTCAAATGCCGAAGCGCTGTCCTTTAGCGCCAGAGAACGAGTATTTCAGCCAAGAGATTCGACAACTACTTTATGGTGAAGGACGCAACTCATACCGCATCCTTTTCACTATTTTGGAGGGGCAAGAAGTATCTACAGTGCGTATTCTGCACATCCGACACGCTGCACAGCAAATCCTTTGTGAAGATCCTGATGAACCCAACGCCACCTAA
- a CDS encoding NupC/NupG family nucleoside CNT transporter: MERAISALGILVFIGISYVFSVNRRAVRWRVVAWGLGFEFALALVILKTPWGLTVFKSLGDIVSQFLAFSDVGAKFVFGENFKDHFFAFQVLPTIIFFSAFISVLYYYGILQRVVNAIAWVMIKTMKTSGSESLSCAGNIFLGPTESALMVKPYIANMTQSELHAVMTGGFATIAGGVLGAYLSFGIPAQHLIAAFFMTAPTSLVVSKLLYPETEVSETVGKAKADVETNYVNVIDAATTGAIDGVKLAVNVGVMIIAFLGLLAALNALLGWLGGFVGLQQLSLQWILSFVMAPVAWLMGVPWADCRQVGALLGTKTILNEFIAFLDLKALIESGKISQRGVIIATYALCNFANIGSIGITIGGITGIAPNRQHDLARMGVRSMIGGLLAGFITACIAGMLI, from the coding sequence ATGGAACGCGCTATTTCTGCGTTGGGAATTTTAGTTTTTATCGGTATATCCTACGTCTTCTCTGTTAATCGTCGTGCGGTGCGTTGGCGCGTAGTGGCGTGGGGTTTGGGATTTGAGTTTGCATTGGCGCTAGTGATTCTTAAAACTCCTTGGGGTTTGACTGTGTTTAAATCTCTGGGAGATATTGTCAGTCAATTTTTAGCATTTTCTGATGTCGGTGCAAAATTTGTCTTTGGAGAAAATTTTAAAGATCATTTCTTTGCCTTCCAAGTGCTGCCGACAATTATCTTTTTCTCTGCCTTTATCAGCGTTTTGTATTACTACGGCATTTTACAGCGAGTTGTAAACGCGATCGCGTGGGTAATGATAAAGACAATGAAAACATCGGGTTCTGAATCTTTATCCTGTGCAGGTAACATCTTTTTGGGCCCAACAGAGTCGGCGCTGATGGTTAAACCTTATATAGCGAATATGACGCAATCAGAACTTCATGCTGTGATGACGGGTGGTTTTGCCACAATTGCGGGTGGAGTACTAGGGGCATATCTCTCCTTTGGGATACCAGCACAACATCTGATTGCTGCTTTTTTTATGACTGCTCCCACATCGTTGGTGGTATCAAAATTACTTTACCCAGAAACAGAAGTATCAGAGACGGTTGGGAAGGCAAAAGCAGATGTAGAAACCAATTATGTAAATGTAATTGATGCTGCTACTACCGGAGCAATTGATGGTGTGAAGTTAGCAGTTAATGTTGGGGTGATGATTATTGCCTTTTTAGGATTATTAGCTGCCCTGAATGCGCTGCTGGGATGGTTGGGGGGATTTGTCGGTTTACAGCAACTATCATTACAGTGGATTTTGTCTTTTGTTATGGCTCCTGTAGCTTGGCTGATGGGCGTACCTTGGGCTGATTGTCGGCAAGTGGGGGCTTTATTGGGTACAAAGACAATTCTGAATGAGTTTATTGCTTTTTTGGATTTGAAGGCACTAATTGAAAGTGGTAAAATTTCTCAACGTGGAGTAATTATTGCGACTTACGCCTTATGTAATTTTGCAAATATCGGTTCAATTGGAATTACCATTGGTGGCATTACTGGAATAGCACCTAATCGCCAGCATGATTTAGCTCGTATGGGTGTAAGGTCAATGATTGGCGGATTGTTAGCGGGTTTTATTACCGCTTGTATTGCTGGGATGTTGATTTGA
- a CDS encoding fasciclin domain-containing protein, which translates to MFSFFRWPSARVTLVVLGMTAATITPIVISTPALSQNTVPSETPSPATPSPTSTVNLSDVSSDYWARPFIQALADNNVISGFPDGSFRPNQGVTRAEFAALIQKAFPNQNRVRQLSAGGFSDVPAGYWAASAIQNAYETGFLAGYPGNVFRPNEQIQKVQAIVAVTNGLGLTASSTGTSSDLSTYYNDASAIPNYAVNSVTIATQSNIVVNYPDVKQLNPQQPLTRAEAAALLYQALAKQGRVQPIASNLPATQYIVGGTQTGTDIVSLAASSNSLTTLTSLLRTSGLADILQQPGPYTVFAPTDQAFAALPAATLQQLQQPENRDALIKILSYHVVPGAVTSSQLSAGELRTSEQSPVNIKIDSANNQVSVNNARVIQADVKASNGVIHAINEVLVPPDVNISQLNQPPTGTTNGATPEVTPGRTTLGGPSYIGGGGNIGLSGDDTALGDSNFAVFSKIGLTRNISVRPSVIFGDDTIFLVPLTLDFTPRATAEVGQRTFSISPYVGAGVAIEANLDTDFGLLLTGGVDVPLGTRFTLNGAVNAAFMDETDVGLQLGLGYNF; encoded by the coding sequence ATGTTTAGTTTCTTTCGTTGGCCATCAGCAAGGGTTACTTTAGTAGTTCTGGGAATGACAGCTGCTACAATAACTCCCATAGTAATTTCTACCCCAGCTTTATCTCAAAATACTGTTCCATCTGAAACACCATCACCTGCAACACCATCGCCTACTTCAACAGTAAACTTGTCTGATGTTTCCTCAGATTATTGGGCGCGTCCCTTCATTCAAGCCTTAGCTGACAATAACGTAATTAGTGGCTTTCCTGATGGCAGCTTTCGGCCGAATCAAGGTGTGACTCGGGCAGAGTTTGCCGCCCTCATTCAAAAAGCTTTCCCAAACCAAAATCGAGTTCGGCAATTAAGCGCAGGTGGATTTAGTGATGTTCCTGCTGGCTATTGGGCAGCTTCTGCAATTCAGAACGCCTACGAAACTGGATTTCTGGCAGGCTATCCTGGCAACGTGTTTAGACCAAATGAACAAATACAGAAGGTACAGGCGATCGTTGCTGTAACCAATGGTTTGGGTTTAACTGCTAGCAGCACTGGAACCAGTAGTGACCTCAGCACCTACTACAACGATGCCTCAGCTATCCCGAACTATGCTGTTAATAGTGTGACAATAGCAACACAATCTAATATTGTTGTTAATTATCCAGATGTAAAACAACTCAATCCGCAACAGCCCCTAACTCGTGCTGAAGCTGCGGCACTCTTATATCAAGCTTTGGCTAAACAGGGAAGGGTGCAACCAATTGCTAGCAATCTTCCCGCTACTCAATATATTGTCGGTGGAACTCAAACCGGTACTGATATTGTTTCTCTTGCTGCATCCAGTAATTCTTTGACAACTCTGACTTCTTTATTAAGGACATCAGGTTTAGCAGATATTCTTCAACAGCCTGGCCCTTATACAGTCTTCGCTCCCACCGATCAAGCATTTGCGGCTTTACCTGCTGCTACCTTACAGCAGTTACAGCAACCAGAAAACAGAGATGCATTGATCAAGATTTTGTCATACCATGTCGTTCCTGGTGCAGTAACTTCTAGTCAACTCTCGGCTGGAGAACTGAGAACCTCTGAACAAAGCCCTGTAAATATTAAAATCGATTCTGCTAACAATCAAGTCTCGGTGAATAATGCCAGAGTTATTCAGGCGGATGTGAAAGCTAGCAATGGTGTTATCCATGCAATTAATGAAGTCCTCGTCCCGCCTGATGTTAACATCAGTCAGTTAAATCAACCACCAACAGGAACCACAAATGGGGCAACACCTGAGGTAACGCCAGGTAGAACTACTCTTGGTGGCCCTAGCTACATCGGGGGTGGTGGTAACATTGGTTTGAGCGGTGACGATACAGCTTTGGGCGACAGCAACTTTGCAGTGTTCAGCAAAATTGGCCTGACACGCAATATCTCAGTCCGACCATCGGTGATCTTTGGGGATGATACAATATTTTTGGTTCCCTTGACTTTGGATTTTACTCCTCGCGCAACTGCTGAGGTGGGTCAACGAACTTTCTCTATCTCTCCTTATGTGGGTGCTGGCGTAGCCATAGAAGCTAATCTGGATACTGATTTTGGATTACTGCTAACTGGTGGTGTAGACGTTCCTCTCGGTACTCGATTTACATTAAATGGCGCTGTAAATGCTGCTTTTATGGATGAAACTGATGTCGGGCTACAATTAGGACTTGGCTACAACTTCTAA
- a CDS encoding class I SAM-dependent methyltransferase: MPKQSIGLDTQLYNYLLSVSLREPEILLKLRQETASHPRSGMQISPEQGQFMRLLVQLIGAKKTLEVGVFTGYSSLSVALALPADGKIIAADVSEEFTAIARRYWQEAGVADKIDLRLAPGLETLDHLLATGQAETFDFAFIDADKENYDGYYERSLQLMRPGGLIAIDNVLWSGQVANPQNQDESTQAIRALNEKLHHDERVTLSLVPIADGLTLAIKRP; the protein is encoded by the coding sequence ATGCCAAAACAATCTATAGGTCTTGATACCCAACTATATAATTACCTTTTATCGGTTTCGCTGCGGGAACCGGAGATTCTTTTGAAGTTGCGCCAAGAAACTGCTAGTCATCCCCGAAGTGGAATGCAGATTTCACCAGAACAAGGGCAGTTTATGAGACTTTTGGTGCAGCTTATTGGAGCCAAAAAAACCCTGGAAGTTGGAGTATTTACGGGTTATAGCTCACTTTCTGTAGCTTTAGCACTACCGGCTGATGGGAAGATAATCGCTGCTGATGTGAGTGAAGAATTTACTGCGATCGCCCGCCGATATTGGCAAGAAGCCGGGGTTGCCGATAAAATCGATCTACGATTAGCACCAGGCTTAGAAACTTTAGATCATCTGTTGGCAACTGGGCAAGCCGAGACATTTGATTTTGCTTTTATTGATGCTGATAAAGAAAATTATGATGGATATTATGAGCGATCGCTGCAATTGATGCGTCCAGGTGGATTGATTGCTATTGATAATGTTTTATGGTCAGGACAAGTTGCTAATCCGCAAAATCAAGATGAAAGCACCCAAGCTATCCGGGCGCTCAACGAGAAGTTACATCATGACGAACGGGTAACGCTCTCCCTTGTCCCCATCGCCGATGGGCTTACTTTAGCCATCAAGCGCCCTTAA
- a CDS encoding alpha/beta fold hydrolase, which produces MKDWWQATFPKGRQSLIITDAKGYPVQISYGEKGKGKPLILLHGMGSWSYNWRHSIAPLSKYFRVISFDAKCFGFSEKPMSRREDNGHQVIEFKRVIEALSDEPAVIVAESLGGLVALALAQENPQLVGRLVVVNVPIFAERLPHWAMWLLAQTPLEIIQTIDSLRLAYLFAPLLREIMAIERRRVLFDPSILTQEDVYWITYPFIELPGTVAKVAEELQIAAREIENWQENKPNMLTKIQNNLSEIKCPTLVLWGDQDSWFPVSHGEKLHQHIPNSKLKILSNCYHDASTGASEVLNAAIIEFLRNTDQ; this is translated from the coding sequence ATGAAAGATTGGTGGCAAGCTACTTTTCCTAAAGGGCGGCAAAGTCTAATTATTACTGATGCTAAAGGGTATCCTGTACAAATTTCTTATGGCGAAAAAGGTAAAGGTAAACCGCTAATTTTATTACATGGCATGGGTAGTTGGAGCTATAATTGGCGTCATAGTATAGCACCATTATCTAAATATTTTCGGGTAATTTCTTTTGATGCCAAATGTTTTGGTTTTTCCGAAAAACCAATGTCTCGCAGAGAAGATAACGGTCATCAAGTTATTGAGTTTAAAAGAGTTATTGAGGCATTATCTGATGAACCCGCAGTGATTGTGGCTGAATCTCTGGGGGGATTGGTTGCCCTTGCGCTTGCTCAAGAAAATCCGCAGTTAGTCGGGCGGCTTGTAGTCGTAAACGTACCTATTTTTGCCGAACGTCTACCCCATTGGGCTATGTGGTTACTTGCCCAAACGCCCCTGGAAATAATACAAACAATTGATTCTTTACGTCTGGCATATTTGTTTGCACCTCTATTAAGAGAAATTATGGCAATAGAAAGACGTCGGGTATTATTTGATCCGTCAATTTTGACACAGGAAGATGTCTATTGGATAACTTATCCATTTATTGAACTACCTGGTACAGTTGCGAAAGTCGCCGAAGAGTTACAAATAGCAGCGCGAGAAATTGAAAATTGGCAAGAAAATAAGCCGAATATGCTCACCAAAATCCAAAATAACCTAAGTGAAATTAAGTGTCCCACACTAGTTTTGTGGGGCGATCAAGATAGTTGGTTTCCTGTTAGTCATGGTGAGAAATTGCATCAGCATATCCCCAATTCTAAATTAAAAATTTTGTCTAACTGCTATCATGATGCCTCAACTGGTGCTTCTGAAGTGTTGAATGCAGCGATTATTGAGTTTTTACGGAATACTGATCAATAA
- a CDS encoding DUF4112 domain-containing protein → MPDSPFRFSMIEPDAKAPTLKRLRQLSRLLDNVITIPGTQIGFGLDPIIGLIPIGGDFLGIMFSSYIILEAARLGVSRATLGKMVLNVIVDGLVGAVPVLGDFFDFTWRANTNNIKLLEDYLKFPSQQKSADKWFIFGVLVGLLLIAIVLVALPVILVRMLWNALTGG, encoded by the coding sequence ATGCCTGATTCTCCTTTTCGATTTTCGATGATTGAACCTGATGCCAAAGCACCCACCTTGAAGCGTCTGCGTCAGTTAAGTCGGCTACTAGATAATGTTATTACCATTCCTGGTACACAGATTGGTTTTGGTCTAGATCCAATTATAGGACTTATACCTATTGGTGGTGATTTTTTGGGAATCATGTTTTCTAGCTACATCATCCTAGAAGCAGCGCGGCTGGGTGTATCTAGAGCCACTTTAGGCAAAATGGTTCTGAATGTGATCGTTGATGGCTTAGTAGGCGCTGTCCCAGTTTTGGGAGACTTTTTTGATTTTACCTGGAGAGCTAACACTAATAATATCAAGCTATTGGAAGATTACTTAAAGTTTCCTAGCCAGCAAAAGAGTGCAGACAAGTGGTTTATCTTTGGCGTTTTGGTAGGATTGTTGCTGATTGCCATTGTTTTAGTAGCATTACCAGTGATACTAGTTAGAATGCTGTGGAACGCCTTAACTGGCGGTTAA
- a CDS encoding YihY/virulence factor BrkB family protein — protein MPKPRFFRFFRHLNWRTLKKTFARTMERRLFGLASEIAFNAMLSLFPAILAIVTAIGLLAESLQATFKQLATQLSQVLPEQALTLIRDFATTEITNSKNTGLFSLSFVLAIWTASGAVSTAMTAFDQIHQIPPEKIRPFWKAKLVSLGLTVGTMLLLVLASFLVFTSDLLLAMVVRGNGSLIFLFHLWQLLRWPLALSIVAVAFSFVYRYGPSQWNSGTPMMPGAILAAVFWAILSALFRLYVANFGNYNKVYGAVGAVIVLMLWLSMSAAVLLIGDQLNVTVGEDMRQKHSQNLVKNINV, from the coding sequence ATGCCAAAGCCTCGTTTTTTCCGCTTCTTTCGCCACCTCAATTGGCGCACGCTCAAAAAAACTTTTGCTAGGACAATGGAAAGACGACTTTTTGGACTCGCTTCAGAAATCGCCTTCAATGCTATGTTATCGCTGTTTCCGGCAATTCTTGCGATCGTTACAGCCATTGGCTTATTGGCAGAATCTTTACAAGCTACCTTTAAACAATTGGCGACACAACTAAGTCAAGTCCTACCAGAACAAGCCCTGACTCTGATTCGTGATTTTGCCACTACAGAAATTACCAACTCCAAAAACACTGGTTTATTTTCTCTAAGCTTTGTATTAGCCATTTGGACTGCTTCTGGGGCAGTGAGTACCGCGATGACAGCCTTCGACCAAATCCATCAAATTCCTCCAGAAAAAATCCGCCCCTTTTGGAAAGCCAAGCTTGTCTCTTTAGGATTAACAGTCGGTACTATGTTGCTTTTAGTGTTGGCTTCTTTCTTAGTGTTTACCAGTGACCTACTGTTGGCAATGGTAGTGCGTGGAAATGGTTCTTTGATTTTCTTGTTCCATCTTTGGCAGCTTTTACGCTGGCCTTTAGCTTTAAGTATTGTTGCTGTCGCCTTTAGCTTTGTCTATCGCTATGGCCCAAGCCAGTGGAACTCAGGCACGCCAATGATGCCTGGAGCAATTTTAGCAGCTGTTTTCTGGGCAATATTGTCTGCTCTATTTCGGCTTTATGTGGCGAATTTTGGCAATTATAATAAAGTATATGGTGCTGTAGGGGCTGTGATAGTTTTAATGCTTTGGCTGTCGATGAGCGCTGCGGTTCTGTTAATCGGCGATCAGTTGAACGTAACTGTCGGCGAAGATATGCGCCAAAAGCACAGTCAGAATCTCGTAAAAAATATTAATGTGTAA